aatattatgaatgcgtaAGTAACTCTGTGTCTgactgttactctttcacggcaAGAACACGCGACGGAACTTTTTGGAATCTATATGGGCTACGTCTTTTCTCCATTGTTACGTTATATCTTAGTTGAGTAgacaatattaacaaaataactgTTGTCAACAAATATACGTGTTTTATGGTATATAGGCGGACTGGCCTAACTTGCGCTGTAGCAAATATAACCCACTCCTACCCTCCTCCCCcccccaaccttgggaactatgatgttatgtaccttgcgcctgtagttaaactggatCACCTcgccctttaaactggaacacaacgatactgaatactgctgttagATGGTAGAAAATTAGACCATGTCTTCATCATCCATGCAAGTTACTGAGTCCATTTATTTGTTCACAACTCAGCGGTAGAAAAGACTGACCGTTTGAACATCGTCAAGTATTTTTCATGGCAGAAGGTCAAATATGCCTCCATATGGTAACTGATCACCATCCTTAGATATCGGCActttaaaagcttttaactattctttatatcaccaatacgccactaatcttgggaactacgatgtaAGTTCCCCCGtgtctataattacactggctcatttatccttcaaaccaaaatacaagagtactaagtattgcagttTAGCGATAGACCTAGCtggatgagtggctggtacctagaAGACAGAAAACcaagtgattattattattggtaaccTCTACCAGAGGCCATTGAACTGTCGTCACTTGGTAACAGACTGTAATTGTTATATAGTGCGTGATAGCTCAATTATTCAAAAACCCGCATGTTCATAAATCtcttatgcaaatatattttccataGTTCAGCTGGGAATAGCTTATATTGATAAGGTTAAAACGATGGAAACTTTtacaaatctttataaatatataaatggttgCTTTTTTATCTGTATGTGATTAATAAATTTCCGCGCCGTTTATTcggtcatgtttttttttttcattatttacataCTTTCCGAAACACGATGCATACTCATATAAACCGAACTTAAAAACTACcctgaataaataaatcctaCCAAAAACATTTTCACGTAAAATGTTAAGACTTGACCATATGACTCGCACTGTTAAAAAGTTATCAGATCTCATGTACTTCTAGCTTCTAACTTACTTACTAGGATTTACTTCAAATTATGTGGCTGTTTATAACTCGTACGAATTAACTGTGCACCTCGCTCTGTGACGTCATTAGAACGATACCGCTTGCAAAAAGAAatgagaattatataaaaaatatataaattatatttttttttttatgttgataaaGGGTCGTTTTTATGATAAGGCGTCATAATACTAGGTCATTTTACTCACGAAGTTTTCCaattaaatagatacatatGGACCGATATGATATGAGCGCTTACGGCGAATGCGGGGCGCCGCGCGGGGTAGCGGGAGAGGGGTCGCATTCCAGAGAAGTGCACAGTTGATTCGTACGAGTTGTATGTACTAATACGTACTTTTAATTCACTGACACAAACATCAGCACTCAAACCTTGCttgaaattatagaaaataattgctCGAAATTCGCGACGCGTTAACTCTGACATCTTGTCACAATtaaaaattcacaaaaaaataatggaggtaagttgatttttttttagttgttatCCATTACTATATAAGACGTGCTATCATTGGTAATAGTTTGACGTTTAAGCATTCGGTAGTTTAAGGATATCTCAAAACTTTCCTAGTGACCTACGTACTAGCTTACGTACCAATTTTCAGCTTTCTATGACACTAGGAAATACCATAAAAATTTTGATGatcttcaaaatgtttttttagatatcaataaaatctaaagtataagaactatataattaaaaatttatacatttcataaatCCACTATCGACAACATATCTAGAGAATTTTGTTTCTCTGGTATAACCCAAACACAAGTTATGATGGTTCAAATAAATGAAAGTGGTTCGAGAAAAGGAAGGTAGTGCTCCTGCTTCACTCCGCTTCGCTTGGTTCGTCTTGGCGGTGGCACTACCGTACACCCAGATATGATTCTTGTCCGTAAATTCATCCCCTATTTTTACCGTTGATGATAGTATTTTCTTCAAATTACATAGGGACCAAACGGGAACTATacccaaacaaaaaaaatccaaatcaattcataaatgacggagttaagttacataaataaattatacgaccGAATTGAAAGTCTTCCTTCTTTTATGACGCTGATTCAAAAAGGCACGAATTTCAAGCGGTGTTTTGGAGTTCCGTATCATGAATAGCCCCTGATATacgaaatagttaaatatataaaagataacaaCAAGAACCAATTAAGTATACCGATAAGTATATTGACCTAGTTGGTCTTTTGAATGAGGTCACCGAGGTTTCCGGACATACAAAACGTTCAAAGAACGGAAAAGCAGATTGTTAGGACGACCTCGTCTTGAGACAATAGTGATGGACCAAAACATTACGAAATTGTATTAAGCTGtacaatgaatttaaattattgtagtaATATAGTCCAGGCACATGTGGAAATTTATCAgtgatttttatcttaaaacatGTATTTTGGAAGCTATTTAAAGAATTGTAATATCATACCAAAATTTTGATTAATCTATCTGTTCTGCGTGTTAATACAAGCAGTTTTTTAACTTATGGTTATTTACTTTAGGAACATATCGAATAAAAttgcttaattaataataataattaatgttttattttacgttcCCGAAAACTTTCCTAGGCGTAATGATCCTCTATTAGTAGCACATTGCTGgtggatttattttttaatggataATATATTCCTATGGAAGTCCATGACCATTTATCAATCGGTAACCTATTTTTCCGTTTACTTACttgttatagataaattaaaaaatattttggaataataattaaattctatataaactGAGCAAAATTTTCCCTTAAACCTATACATCCGTAACCAGAAATATTACTtgtttacataacataataattaatagtaaaatttacaaaaacaggACAAACCatcaaaacattaaacattgaaattaaatattatgaaattaacaaaatgtttgtttgttcacTCTGAATAAGGCGAACATAAAAACACATCCAATTAATTCGgaggttttaatttttacaagatGTAAACATATGCAATATACACATATGTGGTTCGTGTAATATGTTAATTGAATATGACATACAGGAATACGTTGTGCGTAATTTACGACATCTAAAATCTAAAATGTATCCTACTGAAGTTGAAGAAACTATcattagatatatagatatttatctgTAAAACACTATGGGAAACTTCAAAAAAagtccttaaaggccggcaacgcaccttcAAGCCCCCAAGTGTTGCAAATGTGCATGGATGGTGGTAGACACTTTCTATCAGGTATCTTGAAAGATTGCTCCGCAGGACACCATATTAACGGTTCTCTTAAAATACGAGAACAAAAGTTTTGTGgatgtcatttataaaaatatgaaataataaggGATCGAAAAGTGACCCCTGAGGTACGACACAAAAAACTGATTAAAATTAGTCATGTTGTGACAATTACCATCTCTCGTGACgccatatttatttgtatgtattttgataCTGGACAATAAGTCATATTGATAACAAAATGGTTTTCCTTACttatttgtaatgaataatGTGAAATTATGAATCATATtactatttgttattaaattatattcaaccgCAAAAACGCggtaattctttaaaattaaatattgcagTTAGTAGATCTAGTGAATATCTATACAATTAAAAGGTTGCATACTTCAAtagatatgtttaatattttaaatacgtctAGATTATGTGGGTCACTACACAATATTCATAAGTGTTtacataagaataattaatttacatatttatgtaaatattacgaCATTTATTAGAATTCCTTATAAAAAGATGTTTCTAGTGTTAAGGTTAAACTTTCAAATCAATATTTGCACATTGCAGTgaagaaaaactttaataaactacttttttttttcttaggttGGCAACACttacttacataaaatattttatttatagataaaattatacttacatttggaatggtaatttatttttgttgatgttttttgatataatgtagttataattattttatctaatgtAAAGTTGAAGAGTACTTGTTTCAACATATCAAATATCTTATGATATAATTCTGTatagtgtaatcacaggcacaagggacataacatcttagttcccaaggttggtgacgcataggtgatgtaaggaacggttaatatttcttaaaaaaaaatctaattggaaatttataaagtataatctTCCTAGAGAATTCTCTTACATCAGAATGTCACGAATCTTGTGAACTAAAATACCAAGACAGACTGATGTAGATGAGAACACATCGAAAAAATATAAGCCATCGGTTgaccactaagtacacgcattGGTATAGCATGATGTTCGGCGAATGTCAAGAGTAGCTGTCACGTTCACCAAggtaataaagttggctcgtttggTTAAGTTCTTtactagacatataaataatctaagctaATATGTTATATCTCTCATGcctaattacaggcacaagactGTGCCTGTAATTAGTGCAATGACTCATCCCGTAAGACAAagcaaatcaaaacaaatgctTAACGACTGAAAAAATCAGTAGTCAATACACGAACAAAATATGCTTATTCATATTCTAAGTATTTAAagcttaattttcaataaatttccaaataatagtttaatttagatTCGAATATATTACAGTCATGACAGTGACAATCTGACATTGGTTCAGATTTTTGATTCAAGAAGAAACCCGCAAGAAATTTCTGTAGTTCCATTGAACCACCACCACACCACTtccaacaaaattaatatttaagccattattattaatgtttataattaattttatttaaagacttatAATTAACTATAAGTCTTTTAATTAAAGGCgttgacccagtggttagaacgcgtgcatcttaaccgatgatttcgggttcaaacccaggcaagcattaccaaatttcatgtacttaatttgtgtttataattcatctcgtgctcggcggtgaaggaaaacatcgtgaggaaacctgcatgtgtcttatttcaacgaaattctgccatatgtgtattccaccaaaccgcattgagaagcgtggtggaatatactccaaaccttttccttaaagggagaggaagccttagcccagcagtgggaaatttacaggctgctaatgtaacgaaatgtaaaattaattatataattatatatattataagtcaaAGTGATATGATAGGAGtgtaaacataaacatataaatctttttatttttcttatttaaatattggacatcacatacattactctgatcccaatgtaagtagctaaagcacttgtgttatggaaaatcagaagtatcgTTACTCGGTACCACAAACGCCCAAGTcaacatagaaagctaatgaactttttctacatcgcctcggccgggaatcgaacccgggacccgGCGTGGTGTACCCATataaaccggtgtacacactactcgactacgaAGGTCGTCAATCATctgtttgcatatatttttttactaaatactcgtacaatataaatacattagatGAAAATACAATCTACTATGACGTTGGTTAATCAAGATGCATTCAAATATTTCCGCATTATCGTACATACAGACAGATAAACGAtatccttattaaaaaaaaaaaaattggtccaTTCATTTCGattcaataacaaaacataaaataaacttataacggAACTTTATTACATGGATTGATTGATGAttaagaattgttttttattccaattatttattaatggaaaCGTGATAggtatattaatgataataaataaatcacataaaaataaagaatcacCGATTATgcttactagaaaaaaatacattcgagCAACAGACGGATCaatcgatacaaaaaaaatcaatcaaatcaattttatacaatcaCGATGTACCTACTAtagtaaaaattgttataattgcaaaattataactttaagtCCCTATTTGGAACGAATGGCAAAACGAATACATTAATACGATCCCataaatacaagtattttttaataaatacgcaTAGTTCACTCGGAACCATAAACGTTACTTAACAAGCCTAATGATATTCATTGTACGCGTGAGAAATCCCATTGAAATTGATAGAATCGCCTTATACTACAGCAGTGTTGCGTTAAACTCCAAGCCATCAAGTCGCGTAGAATGTGGAAACTTTTCGTACTCGTAAGCATTGTTACATCTGCACCAACTGACGATCTTGCCGGCATaaactttaatgaaattaatcagTTCACAttgaaattcttaaataatgtgTATACGTTTCAAGAGAGTTACGGCGACAAGAATGTTGCCCTGTCTCCGTTATCAGTGTGGAATATATTCTCATTGCTAGCTGAAGGATCAGCGGGAGAGACGTTCACGGAATTAATGAGAGAATTAAGACTGCCAAATGATTTAAGGGAAACACAACAATTGCATTCGGCGATCGTAAAACTATTGAAGAGTGAGGATCACGATGTGACTTTAAAAAGCCAAACGGCGATGTTCTCGGATAACAGCTTTAAAATTCATCGCGAATTCTGTGAATCAGCAAATTATTACAGCACAGATGTGTATGCCGTGGATACAAACAATACAACAAAACTTGCCAATGACATCAATTATTATGTGTGTGTAGCTACAGAAGGAAGAATTCGTGAAGCAGTGAGACCAGACCTTCTTGaagatttaaaacttatattggTTGATGCACTATATTTCAAAGCAAGTTGGACGTATCCTTTCGATCCTAGTGAAACGAGACCGGATGCATTTTACGATTCCCAAGGTCGAACAATTGGATCAGTAAACATGATGTACCATAAAGCGCCCCATAACGTCGGGGATTCCGAACTCATTGGTGCCCAAATTTTAGAAATGACTTACGGAAAATCTGAAGAGTTTTCCATGTTAATTCTTTTACCATTCGAGGGGCTACctttaaaaacaatgttaaataaCTTGGCAACACAGTCTTTAGAC
This portion of the Vanessa atalanta chromosome 22, ilVanAtal1.2, whole genome shotgun sequence genome encodes:
- the LOC125072664 gene encoding serine protease inhibitor-like gives rise to the protein MWKLFVLVSIVTSAPTDDLAGINFNEINQFTLKFLNNVYTFQESYGDKNVALSPLSVWNIFSLLAEGSAGETFTELMRELRLPNDLRETQQLHSAIVKLLKSEDHDVTLKSQTAMFSDNSFKIHREFCESANYYSTDVYAVDTNNTTKLANDINYYVCVATEGRIREAVRPDLLEDLKLILVDALYFKASWTYPFDPSETRPDAFYDSQGRTIGSVNMMYHKAPHNVGDSELIGAQILEMTYGKSEEFSMLILLPFEGLPLKTMLNNLATQSLDWMTEYKLNGSPPEIDCYIPRFTISSRTDLIRPLQYSGIQRIFDAEKAELPGISDSPLFVSKTVQNVEIEVTEEGTVAAASTVVGLEDRILGQRFEANKEFAFFITNRSTGLIILAGVYAEPQLV